Genomic DNA from Suncus etruscus isolate mSunEtr1 chromosome 13, mSunEtr1.pri.cur, whole genome shotgun sequence:
agcagtggcacaagtggtaaatcGTCTGCCTCGCAATTGCTGGCCTatgacagatccaggtttgagcgatttctgagtgcatagccaggagtaacccctgagcatcaatgggtgtggctaccccccaaaaaaataaataaataaaaaaataaaaataaagtttgtataTTGAATACACTTTGAAAATTGTAGCTGATTATTTTAAGATCGGAAAATATTGATACAAAAAACAATAATGGTGGTAGAAGTTCTGTACACATGAGGGATAAGGAAACAGGGAAGGACTAGTTGGAAGGAGGGGTTTGCCCTGAAGTGATGGCAAGACGGAAGCTACTGATTGGATGAGAAGAGGTGCTTCCAGTAGGGAGCTGCTGATTGGACAAGAAGAGATGCTTCCAGTAGGGAGCTGCTGATTGGACGAGAAGAGGTGCTTCTGGTAGGGAGCTGCTGATTGGACGAGAAGAGGTGCTTCCAGTAGGGAACTGCTGATTGGACGAGAAGAGGTGCTTCCAGTAGGGAGCTGCTGATTGGACGAGAAGAGGTACTTCCAGTAAGGAGCTGCTGATTGGACGAGAAGAAGTGTTTCCGGAAGGAAGCTGCTGATTGGACAAGAAGAGGTGCTTCTGGTAGGGAGTTGCTGATTGGACGAGAAGAGGTGCTTCTGGTAGGGAGTTGCTGATTGGACCGAGAGGAGGTGCTTCCGGTAGGGAGCTGCTGACTAGATGAGAAGTGCTTCCAGTAGGGAGCTGCTGATTGGACGAGAAGAGGGGCTTCTTCAACTTTGGGACAGGCCAGCGGCCCCAAGTGCTAAAAAACCCCAAACAGAGCCCTCAGACAGGGTTTCAAAGCAGGGTTTTTCCCAGGATTCAAACTTGGAAAACCTTTATTCCTCctctgcttcctcctcctccctttgcaCCTCCCTAAACATCTCCTCATTTCTCAGGTCCGGTGTGAGGGGAGTTGCCTCCAAAGACTCCCTGACTCTGGAACTTGGCGTTCAATTTCTCTGTGAAATCCCTTTTATCCTCGTCTTTGAGTGGAGTTGCAACCTTCTATCAGCAATGGCCTCTTCCAGAGATGCCAGTAGATATTCTCCAAATAACAAAGAATGTCCAACGAGCTCTGCAAAGGCTGAAATTCCAGTCAAAGGTAAAGATCTGAATGATGAATTTGAGGAGCCAGAAAATGCCCCCATGGTGAGGTACAGGTCATCAGCAAGAGTGTCCTCACTGATCTACCTAAAAGGACAAAAAGGTATTGTGAAGAAAGAGTTGCCAAGACCCGTGGGGGCAGGTGCCTCCAGATCTAGTGCTCAGAATGAACTGAGAGCAAATGCAGACAGTGGTTCTATCAGGAAACGGTCTATTAACTCTTGTGAGACATTAAGTCAGAAACAACATGATGACCAATGTGGTAGTTTTGAGAACGTGCCTGgtggttttaaaaaatgttttgtggcgCCCAGATTTCTAGGCAAAAGTGACACTCTTTCAGAAGCCCAAGACCAAAGTAAAAGAGATGTGACTAAACACCTTGACTCAGAAAGCAACAAGTCTGATACCAGAgatgcaaaaatcaaaatcacatcTGAGCAGCCATTCACAGAAAGTTTTTCAAAAGTTCCTGGTTCTACCGCCTACTCCATTAGCCATAATTTATACCAGTCTCACTTATACggtggtccttctgaccctcattcAGGGAGGTCCTCCATCAGGACCCTCAGTCCTGAGCTGCCTGTTTATCCTACTGGGAGCATCAGCAGGGGTAAAAGTAGACGTTTTGGCAGTAGTGGTTCtggcagcagaagcagcagcagagagAACAACATCTCCCAGACAAAGACCAGACAAAGCTTTCCTGATAAAAAAGTTTCAGAATTGACTCTGCACTCTTCAAATTGGCATAAAGAACTACGAATGTCAAGAGAAGAAACACCTATGAATTTAGATTCACTTGGCTCCCACAAAAGTTTAAAACCAGATCCAACAAAGAAAATCTTCCAAGAGCGAGGAGCCTCAGATTTTTGGAAACCAAAAGGAGCAACCTATTTACCAGTTGAAAACCGGAGAGAAGTAAAGAAAGGTTTCATTGATAGCCATTGTCACCTGGACATGCTCTTTAACAAACTGTCCTACGATGGAACCTTTGCCAATTTCAggaaaaaatttaatgattttttccCCACGGAATTTCAAGGTTGCATTTCAAATTTCTGCAACCCTTGCACACTAAAGGATGGCCTATGGCAGAATCTGTTAGAAGAGGAGCTGGTTTGGGGAGCTTTTGGATGTCATCCTCACTTCGCTGTTTATTACAATCAAAGACAAGAGCAAAGTATTCTGCAAGCTTTAAATCATCCCAAGGCTATAGCATTTGGAGAAATTGGTTTGGATTATTCTTACAAGTGTCGTACCCCTGTCACACAGCAGCACAGGGTATTTGCAAAACAACTACAATTAGCTGTGTCGCTAAACAAGCCCTTAGTAATACATTGCAGAGAAGCAGATAAAGAGTTGctagaaattatgaaaaaatatgttCCCCCTGACTATAAGATCCATAGGCATTGCTACACTGGCAGGTACTCAGTAATTGAGCCGCTGCTAAATTATTTCCCCAACTTGTGTGTGGGGTTTACAGCGGTTATCTCTTACCCCTCTGCCTGGGAAGCAAGGGAGTGTGTGAAAAATATTCCGCTAGAGAGAATCCTCGTAGAAACAGATGCTCCCTATTTCCTTCCTCGAGGTATCCCCAAAAGCCTTTGTCCATTTGCCCTTCCAGGGATGGCCTTCCATACAGTGAAGGAGATTGCAAGTGCCAAAAATCAGCCATTATCACACACCTTGGCTATCTTGCATGAAAACACCTGTTGCCAGTACAATCTTGGAATAATAGATGGTGAGTTCAAGTCTTGAGAAATGGGAGGCCAATAGACTGAGGACAGAGTTTGAACACTGCCTGTGCCCAAGTCAGTGAtgcacacaaaaaataataaaatcctatTTAATTTATCCATTTTAGTGACTTCAGAATTTGTAATTTAGATTAAATAGTTAATAATGTGTCAAAGGAGGCTGTGGAAGAGAATAGAATGATGAAAGCAAACTCAGTTTAATCTCAGACCATGCATTGTTGAGTTTAAAATCTGAACTGAACACCTAATACTTCTATAACTCAGATAGCCATTATGTAATGACAACTTGTAATGACAAATTGTAATGACAACTTTTTATTCAGATTAGTTCTTAAGACCAAATATCCTGATGGGTTTCAAAAGCATAAACAGGATAGAAACAGAAGAGATACATACAGCTGCCCATTCCGCAAACAACTCTCTGAAAAAGTATTTGAATTCAGAAATTTAACTTGGTAGCCAAATCACACACCTTAGTCTAGGAGCTTCATTTGTAGATGAAAATGCCATCTTATAATGGaaattctatctttatttcaCTCTCAATTATGTGTGCCCAGTTATATGCTTTCAAAATTTTCTACTGGCATCAAGTTATGATTTTCAGCTCAAAAGTCACCTCCACAAAGAGGCCCTCTAATTGCCAATATATTTACTGCTCACTTAATCCTAGAGGTAAAAATTCCTTggaatattgttttgatttaatcATAGTACTCAACACATTACACGTTTATGAAAATGTGCTACTGATTTTTGCGTTCACTTGGTTGTCTTCTCCACTAGTTTGTACAAGTT
This window encodes:
- the LOC126025856 gene encoding putative deoxyribonuclease TATDN2 is translated as MASSRDASRYSPNNKECPTSSAKAEIPVKGKDLNDEFEEPENAPMVRYRSSARVSSLIYLKGQKGIVKKELPRPVGAGASRSSAQNELRANADSGSIRKRSINSCETLSQKQHDDQCGSFENVPGGFKKCFVAPRFLGKSDTLSEAQDQSKRDVTKHLDSESNKSDTRDAKIKITSEQPFTESFSKVPGSTAYSISHNLYQSHLYGGPSDPHSGRSSIRTLSPELPVYPTGSISRGKSRRFGSSGSGSRSSSRENNISQTKTRQSFPDKKVSELTLHSSNWHKELRMSREETPMNLDSLGSHKSLKPDPTKKIFQERGASDFWKPKGATYLPVENRREVKKGFIDSHCHLDMLFNKLSYDGTFANFRKKFNDFFPTEFQGCISNFCNPCTLKDGLWQNLLEEELVWGAFGCHPHFAVYYNQRQEQSILQALNHPKAIAFGEIGLDYSYKCRTPVTQQHRVFAKQLQLAVSLNKPLVIHCREADKELLEIMKKYVPPDYKIHRHCYTGRYSVIEPLLNYFPNLCVGFTAVISYPSAWEARECVKNIPLERILVETDAPYFLPRGIPKSLCPFALPGMAFHTVKEIASAKNQPLSHTLAILHENTCCQYNLGIIDGEFKS